A genomic segment from Necator americanus strain Aroian chromosome III, whole genome shotgun sequence encodes:
- a CDS encoding hypothetical protein (NECATOR_CHRIII.G10150.T2), translating to MESMASDKYPHYTIIETVSRTKWHRHRREVIAGPIYDWNSYEIPYQIWGGDYNFQNLIRRGIRMWEESTCLRFRENMASRDAIRYVLEKGDSCFTEYIGRNGGHQDIIIGSECAEEYVVAHETGHALGFWHTHQRPDRDRHISINWKNVMEEATASFMPFRSMLQAFGIRQVSPRRVPYDYGSLMHYHAVAHAIKVSDFTIVPKELKYVTTMGTEKMAFLDAKVINDIYCPNACVGRSNLRCMAGGYPDPNNCAVCRCPEGLGGADCSLLQPSPCGGELHATDQWQTLNSPAGKDVRCYWRISVQDGSRVRFRLSDGEFPCSYGCQSYVEIKHKLDIRLTGFRSCCYRPKEDTVSESNQVFIIYHPNGRTARFSLRYKRQA from the exons ATGGAATCAATGGCATCCGATAAATATCCACATTATACGATTATTGAAACTGTAAGCCGTACGAAATGGCATCGTCATCGAAGAGAAGTGATCGCTGGACCGATCTACGACTGGAATTCCTATGAGATCCCCTATCAAATATGGGGAGGAGATT ACAATTTCCAAAATCTCATCCGACGTGGGATTCGAATGTGGGAGGAGTCGACATGTTTGCGTTTTCGGGAAAATATGGcg TCACGTGATGCCATCCGATACGTGTTGGAGAAAGGCGACAGTTGTTTTACCGAATATATCGGCCGAAACGGTGGTCATCAGGATATTATCATTGGAAGTGAATGTGCTGAG gaatacgTGGTAGCGCATGAGACTGGTCATGCTCTTGGTTTCTGGCATACACATCAACGGCCTGACAG AGACAGACATATTTCTATTAATTGGAAAAATGTGATGGAAGAAGCGACAGCATCGTTTATGCCATTTCGTAGCATGTTACAAGCTTTTGGAATTCGTCAG GTTTCTCCTCGACGCGTACCTTATGATTACGGTTCTTTGATGCACTACCACGCGGTCGCTCACGCAATTAAA GTATCCGATTTCACAATCGTTCCCAAGGAGCTTAAATATGTGACGACAATGGGCACCGAGAAGATGGCATTCCTGGATGCAAAAGTGATTAACGATATTTACTGTCCAA acgCTTGTGTTGGTAGATCAAATCTACGTTGCATGGCAGGGGGCTATCCGGATCCAAACAACTGTGCTGTTTGCCGATGTCCTGAAGGACTCGGAGGAGCCGACTGCAGTTTGTTGCAGCCTAGCC CATGTGGCGGTGAATTACACGCAACCGATCAGTGGCAAACATTGAACAGCCCAGCAGGAAAAGATGTCAGGTGTTATTGGAGAATATCC GTTCAAGACGGTTCACGGGTACGTTTCCGTTTGTCCGACGGTGAATTCCCCTGCTCGTATGGATGTCAATCGTACGTAGAAATCAAGCATAAACTTGATATTCGATTGACCGGTTTCCGGAG ttGCTGTTATCGACCTAAGGAGGACACTGTATCCGAGAGCAACCAAGTGTTCATCATTTATCATCCGAATGGACGAACAGCTCGTTTTTCGTTGCGCTATAAGCGACAAGCATAG
- a CDS encoding hypothetical protein (NECATOR_CHRIII.G10150.T1), translating to MLLWLNFVSLYSLFEVITAKTFANTSMLLIPGMESMASDKYPHYTIIETVSRTKWHRHRREVIAGPIYDWNSYEIPYQIWGGDYNFQNLIRRGIRMWEESTCLRFRENMASRDAIRYVLEKGDSCFTEYIGRNGGHQDIIIGSECAEEYVVAHETGHALGFWHTHQRPDRDRHISINWKNVMEEATASFMPFRSMLQAFGIRQVSPRRVPYDYGSLMHYHAVAHAIKVSDFTIVPKELKYVTTMGTEKMAFLDAKVINDIYCPNACVGRSNLRCMAGGYPDPNNCAVCRCPEGLGGADCSLLQPSPCGGELHATDQWQTLNSPAGKDVRCYWRISVQDGSRVRFRLSDGEFPCSYGCQSYVEIKHKLDIRLTGFRSCCYRPKEDTVSESNQVFIIYHPNGRTARFSLRYKRQA from the exons ATGTTACTCTGGCTGAACTTCGTCTCTCTATATTCGTTATTCGAAGTGATCACAGCGAAAACATTCGCGAACACATCGATGTTGTTGATTCCTGGTATGGAATCAATGGCATCCGATAAATATCCACATTATACGATTATTGAAACTGTAAGCCGTACGAAATGGCATCGTCATCGAAGAGAAGTGATCGCTGGACCGATCTACGACTGGAATTCCTATGAGATCCCCTATCAAATATGGGGAGGAGATT ACAATTTCCAAAATCTCATCCGACGTGGGATTCGAATGTGGGAGGAGTCGACATGTTTGCGTTTTCGGGAAAATATGGcg TCACGTGATGCCATCCGATACGTGTTGGAGAAAGGCGACAGTTGTTTTACCGAATATATCGGCCGAAACGGTGGTCATCAGGATATTATCATTGGAAGTGAATGTGCTGAG gaatacgTGGTAGCGCATGAGACTGGTCATGCTCTTGGTTTCTGGCATACACATCAACGGCCTGACAG AGACAGACATATTTCTATTAATTGGAAAAATGTGATGGAAGAAGCGACAGCATCGTTTATGCCATTTCGTAGCATGTTACAAGCTTTTGGAATTCGTCAG GTTTCTCCTCGACGCGTACCTTATGATTACGGTTCTTTGATGCACTACCACGCGGTCGCTCACGCAATTAAA GTATCCGATTTCACAATCGTTCCCAAGGAGCTTAAATATGTGACGACAATGGGCACCGAGAAGATGGCATTCCTGGATGCAAAAGTGATTAACGATATTTACTGTCCAA acgCTTGTGTTGGTAGATCAAATCTACGTTGCATGGCAGGGGGCTATCCGGATCCAAACAACTGTGCTGTTTGCCGATGTCCTGAAGGACTCGGAGGAGCCGACTGCAGTTTGTTGCAGCCTAGCC CATGTGGCGGTGAATTACACGCAACCGATCAGTGGCAAACATTGAACAGCCCAGCAGGAAAAGATGTCAGGTGTTATTGGAGAATATCC GTTCAAGACGGTTCACGGGTACGTTTCCGTTTGTCCGACGGTGAATTCCCCTGCTCGTATGGATGTCAATCGTACGTAGAAATCAAGCATAAACTTGATATTCGATTGACCGGTTTCCGGAG ttGCTGTTATCGACCTAAGGAGGACACTGTATCCGAGAGCAACCAAGTGTTCATCATTTATCATCCGAATGGACGAACAGCTCGTTTTTCGTTGCGCTATAAGCGACAAGCATAG